In Xanthocytophaga agilis, a genomic segment contains:
- a CDS encoding DUF4974 domain-containing protein, with the protein MRQLIIIALLFFCLNIAGAQTALLEKKVNLELKDQTLEQALKLLKQRYGFHFSYSNSQIQLDRKINISVKNQPLRSVLDQLLKDASIKYKVVGDHIVLSSDPTKQTEDLSGKRPVYPPVSRIQISTPPVASVTTVAPVREIKMEPIPVPQTDYKAERRRRNQEALKEVSDKVSDAARKVADKTTQAAKNIDKNLQKLAKDANVPPPSNIPLDGSVRLGNTEETGKDTLSTKDSVASANKKEEITQDSVMTTTDSTETGSEELEHRPFQISFVYPLSTNGTQGYKYVNKVSFNILSGYAGGLEGAEFGGIANLEKSYVRGVQFAGITNIVGGSVTGAQFAGITNIVKEPVEGVQFAGIANVTKGSVTKGGQFAGFINVSKGSVSSMQAAGFINVAQGDIHGAQAAGFANVIKGDARGPQIAGFTNVARNLHGAQIGGFLNVARKVHGVQIGFINIADSVDGVQIGFLNIAKHGYYRVEVWGSETMYANAAFKMGTRQLHSIFAVGYRSEGSKNYIAYGYGLGTEITASNRLALNLDLIAWQVNEGSTWTDELNMLNQFRANMSFRVGKRTQIFAGPTFNVYVSRLYDAEKERYGIPLTPWKVYDETHGNTNVVMWPGFNVGIRF; encoded by the coding sequence ATGAGACAATTAATTATAATTGCCCTGCTATTCTTTTGCTTGAATATTGCAGGAGCACAAACCGCACTACTGGAGAAAAAAGTAAATCTGGAACTGAAGGATCAAACACTGGAACAAGCACTGAAACTATTGAAACAACGATATGGATTCCATTTCTCCTATTCAAATAGTCAGATCCAACTGGACAGAAAGATAAATATCTCTGTAAAGAACCAACCTTTAAGATCTGTACTGGATCAGTTGTTGAAAGATGCTTCTATAAAATATAAAGTTGTGGGAGATCATATTGTTTTAAGCAGTGATCCCACTAAGCAAACAGAGGATTTATCCGGTAAACGGCCTGTATATCCACCTGTATCCCGTATTCAAATTAGTACACCTCCTGTAGCATCTGTCACAACAGTAGCGCCGGTTCGGGAAATCAAGATGGAGCCTATACCTGTACCACAAACTGATTATAAGGCAGAGCGGAGACGTAGAAACCAGGAAGCACTGAAAGAAGTATCAGATAAAGTAAGCGATGCAGCCCGGAAAGTGGCAGATAAAACAACTCAGGCAGCAAAAAATATTGATAAAAATTTACAGAAGCTAGCTAAAGATGCGAATGTGCCTCCTCCATCCAATATACCACTAGATGGGTCTGTAAGATTGGGGAATACTGAAGAGACTGGAAAAGACACACTCAGTACAAAAGACTCAGTTGCTTCAGCCAACAAAAAAGAAGAAATAACTCAGGACTCTGTGATGACTACAACAGATAGCACAGAAACAGGTTCAGAAGAGTTGGAACACCGTCCATTCCAGATTTCGTTTGTGTATCCTCTTAGTACTAATGGTACTCAGGGGTACAAATATGTGAACAAAGTTTCTTTTAACATACTTTCAGGCTATGCAGGTGGATTGGAAGGTGCAGAGTTTGGTGGAATTGCCAACCTTGAGAAATCCTATGTAAGAGGTGTTCAGTTTGCAGGCATTACTAATATTGTAGGTGGGTCAGTAACAGGTGCACAGTTTGCCGGAATTACGAATATCGTGAAAGAGCCTGTAGAAGGAGTCCAGTTTGCCGGTATTGCCAATGTGACAAAAGGAAGTGTGACTAAGGGGGGACAATTTGCTGGCTTTATTAATGTATCAAAAGGATCTGTCTCCTCTATGCAGGCTGCCGGTTTTATCAATGTGGCTCAAGGCGATATACATGGCGCACAGGCTGCCGGATTCGCCAATGTTATCAAAGGAGATGCCAGAGGACCCCAAATCGCCGGATTTACAAATGTGGCTAGAAATCTTCATGGTGCACAGATTGGTGGATTTCTGAATGTGGCACGTAAAGTACACGGCGTGCAGATAGGTTTTATCAATATTGCAGATAGTGTAGACGGAGTACAAATAGGATTTTTGAATATTGCAAAACATGGGTACTATAGAGTAGAAGTTTGGGGCAGTGAAACCATGTATGCCAATGCAGCTTTTAAAATGGGGACTCGTCAACTGCACAGTATCTTTGCAGTTGGATACAGATCTGAAGGAAGTAAAAACTACATTGCATATGGTTACGGTTTAGGTACAGAAATAACTGCCAGCAATCGTCTGGCATTAAACCTGGATTTGATAGCATGGCAGGTAAATGAAGGTAGCACCTGGACTGATGAATTGAATATGCTTAATCAGTTTCGTGCCAATATGAGTTTTCGGGTAGGAAAAAGAACACAGATCTTTGCCGGACCTACCTTTAATGTATATGTTTCGAGGCTATACGATGCGGAGAAGGAACGCTATGGCATTCCACTCACTCCCTGGAAAGTATATGATGAAACACACGGTAATACCAATGTAGTAATGTGGCCAGGTTTTAACGTTGGTATTCGTTTCTAG
- a CDS encoding DUF2147 domain-containing protein yields MKALILLGWLLLCPIFSAGAQNTHLAGQPATRVANTSGSEKNADAILGEWLDEKKTVRIQVYKKCNTYNARIVWLKDESIARLGSHVLEGLLYTQKNSWEEGRIFYPRTNSWYDCRCTLHNPSIMKVRVYIGTPLLGKTIEFNRIENPAKETIPNETHSTRFVASH; encoded by the coding sequence ATGAAGGCTTTAATCCTCCTTGGCTGGCTACTGCTTTGCCCGATTTTTTCGGCAGGAGCCCAAAATACTCATCTAGCAGGTCAGCCTGCCACACGTGTTGCCAACACGTCCGGCTCAGAAAAAAATGCAGATGCTATTCTGGGAGAATGGTTAGATGAAAAAAAAACGGTTCGAATACAGGTATACAAAAAATGCAATACGTACAATGCCCGTATTGTCTGGCTGAAAGACGAGAGCATTGCCCGATTAGGTTCTCATGTATTGGAAGGACTGCTCTATACACAAAAAAACAGCTGGGAAGAAGGCCGGATCTTTTATCCCAGAACCAATAGCTGGTATGACTGCCGTTGTACACTGCATAACCCTTCCATCATGAAAGTACGGGTTTATATTGGTACTCCACTGCTAGGCAAAACAATTGAGTTTAACCGTATAGAAAATCCTGCAAAGGAAACAATCCCTAACGAAACCCATTCCACCCGGTTTGTGGCTTCACACTGA
- a CDS encoding cation diffusion facilitator family transporter, producing the protein MTEAKENLNYQKIIAIVGVVLFAFKIVAWYLTNSVAILTDALESTINVISGFIGLYSLYISAQPRDRNHPYGHGKIEFVSAAVEGTLIFVAGLVIIYEAIINLTHPHPVGKLDYGILLVSITALVNYGVGYVAVQRGKKNNSLALIASGKHLQSDTYSTIGIVVGLILLYLTRLAWLDSVVALVFAGLILYTGYKIIRGSLAGIMDEADEELLNKVVALLQKSRRENWIDMHNLRIIKYGSRLHLDCHLTVPWYLTVLEAHKEVAALEKLVRDNFGESVEMFVHMDACEDFSCSICPKDDCQVRKHSFENRFEWTLENILRNQKHNVETARAK; encoded by the coding sequence ATGACCGAAGCTAAAGAAAATCTTAATTATCAAAAGATTATAGCCATTGTTGGAGTTGTTTTGTTTGCATTTAAAATAGTTGCCTGGTATCTGACCAACTCGGTGGCTATTCTTACGGATGCGCTGGAAAGCACCATCAATGTAATCAGTGGATTTATTGGATTGTATAGCTTATATATTTCAGCGCAACCGCGGGATCGGAATCACCCGTATGGACACGGAAAGATAGAGTTTGTATCGGCGGCTGTTGAAGGAACGTTGATCTTTGTAGCTGGACTTGTTATTATCTATGAGGCTATTATTAATCTCACACATCCTCATCCGGTAGGGAAGCTGGATTATGGTATATTGCTGGTAAGTATTACTGCATTAGTTAATTATGGAGTGGGGTATGTGGCTGTTCAGAGAGGAAAGAAGAATAATTCACTGGCTTTAATAGCCAGTGGAAAGCATTTGCAGTCAGATACCTATTCTACCATTGGTATTGTAGTTGGACTGATTTTGTTATACCTCACGAGGCTAGCTTGGTTGGATAGTGTGGTGGCATTGGTATTTGCCGGACTGATTTTGTATACTGGTTATAAGATCATCAGAGGGTCACTGGCGGGTATAATGGATGAAGCTGATGAAGAATTGCTAAACAAGGTAGTTGCCCTGTTGCAGAAATCCCGTAGAGAAAACTGGATTGATATGCACAATCTTCGTATCATTAAATATGGGAGTCGTCTGCATCTGGATTGCCATCTTACTGTACCCTGGTATCTCACTGTATTAGAAGCACACAAAGAAGTAGCTGCATTGGAGAAACTGGTTAGAGATAACTTCGGTGAAAGTGTCGAGATGTTTGTACATATGGATGCATGTGAAGATTTCTCATGCAGTATTTGTCCAAAAGACGATTGCCAGGTACGCAAACATTCTTTTGAAAATCGTTTCGAATGGACGTTGGAGAACATCCTTCGAAATCAAAAACATAATGTAGAGACTGCCCGGGCAAAATAA
- a CDS encoding M28 family peptidase, with the protein MKKLFLLAATTLLTSAVFAQKDDKKITDATVNKAKIESHIYFLASDELKGRQTPSPEQLIAARYLTTQLQSYGVKPLPAYPDYLQPVAMRTVSAPSQVTVAYNNTTFLLKESTLKLDGDNVSLDAEGIFLNYGTEEDFKSADVKGKVIIVKAGLPQQTNPRAWMSARQEKAKRATEKGAVGIIELYANQQLPWKLLTSYFKGGSVELDESTTKAKPSLTHIWLHDPEGKEAVYWTDSKKAKVQIKISGIAEKKFNTYNIVGYVEGTDAKLKNEYIAYSAHYDHIGVGNPNEKGDTIYNGARDNAVGSVTVLSAAENLAKYPTKRSALFILFTGEEKGLLGSRWFVEHSPLELNKIVYCFNSDNAGYNDTSIATIIGLGRTTAEGFIKKACETYGLKATDDPAPEQGLFDRSDNVNFAKKGIPAPTFSMGFTSFSGDVTKFYHQASDEPSTLDYSYLYKFFSAYVYSCRMIGNAPARPFWKTGDKYFDAGTQLYK; encoded by the coding sequence ATGAAGAAACTTTTCCTGCTTGCAGCAACTACACTTCTAACTTCTGCGGTATTTGCTCAGAAAGACGACAAAAAAATTACCGATGCTACAGTCAATAAGGCAAAGATAGAATCCCATATTTATTTTCTGGCGTCAGACGAACTCAAGGGACGGCAAACGCCTTCTCCTGAACAACTCATTGCAGCCCGCTATCTGACTACCCAACTACAAAGTTATGGAGTGAAACCTCTTCCAGCCTATCCGGATTATCTACAGCCAGTAGCTATGCGCACAGTATCAGCTCCTAGTCAAGTTACTGTTGCCTACAACAATACTACTTTCCTACTTAAAGAAAGTACACTGAAACTGGATGGAGATAATGTTTCTTTAGATGCAGAAGGTATCTTTCTGAACTATGGAACAGAAGAAGATTTTAAAAGTGCGGATGTAAAAGGCAAAGTTATTATTGTAAAAGCAGGTCTGCCCCAACAAACCAATCCCCGGGCATGGATGTCTGCCAGACAGGAGAAAGCCAAAAGAGCAACAGAAAAAGGAGCTGTGGGAATTATAGAACTATATGCCAATCAACAACTGCCATGGAAACTATTAACAAGTTATTTCAAAGGAGGCTCTGTTGAGTTAGATGAATCTACTACTAAAGCAAAACCATCACTTACACATATCTGGCTGCATGATCCGGAAGGTAAAGAAGCCGTTTACTGGACAGATAGTAAAAAAGCCAAAGTACAGATCAAAATTAGCGGCATCGCAGAGAAAAAGTTTAACACCTATAACATTGTGGGGTATGTAGAAGGAACGGATGCTAAATTAAAGAACGAATACATTGCCTACTCTGCCCACTATGACCATATCGGTGTTGGCAATCCCAACGAAAAAGGCGATACTATTTACAATGGTGCTCGTGATAATGCAGTTGGTTCTGTAACTGTTCTCTCAGCAGCTGAAAACCTCGCGAAATATCCAACCAAAAGATCTGCCTTGTTTATTCTTTTCACAGGTGAAGAAAAAGGCTTATTGGGAAGCAGATGGTTTGTAGAACATTCACCGCTGGAACTGAATAAGATTGTATACTGCTTTAACAGTGACAATGCTGGTTACAATGATACATCAATTGCCACAATTATTGGTTTGGGACGTACCACAGCAGAGGGATTCATAAAAAAAGCATGTGAGACATATGGACTGAAGGCTACCGATGATCCGGCACCTGAACAAGGGTTGTTTGACCGTTCAGATAACGTAAACTTTGCCAAGAAAGGGATTCCTGCTCCTACTTTTAGTATGGGCTTTACTTCTTTTAGTGGAGACGTTACCAAATTCTATCACCAGGCTTCTGACGAACCCAGTACACTGGATTATAGCTATTTGTACAAATTCTTCTCTGCCTATGTTTACTCCTGTCGTATGATAGGCAATGCTCCGGCACGTCCATTTTGGAAAACAGGAGATAAATACTTTGATGCAGGTACACAACTTTATAAATAA
- a CDS encoding RNA polymerase sigma-70 factor, protein METTPDISSKSLSEEEATWLHLWQTDQSKFMEVVFKRFYVPLGRTVNRMLNDQDATEDIVQEVFIKIWNNRENLQFNFSIKAYLYRSAINSALNYLEKSKKTVTLESDSMPEPSHSDVEETFNLKEVETHIQDALNNLPPACKAIFVLSRYEDMSYREIAESLQLSPKTIENQMGKALKLMRDYLSIYVRNMMVLLF, encoded by the coding sequence TTGGAAACTACGCCAGATATATCATCAAAGTCTCTTTCTGAGGAAGAAGCTACCTGGCTTCACCTCTGGCAAACAGACCAATCGAAGTTTATGGAAGTGGTTTTTAAGCGTTTTTATGTTCCTCTGGGCCGTACAGTGAACCGCATGCTGAATGACCAGGATGCTACAGAAGACATTGTTCAGGAAGTTTTTATCAAGATCTGGAACAATAGGGAAAACCTTCAGTTTAACTTCTCTATCAAGGCATACCTGTACCGCTCTGCCATTAATTCAGCCTTGAATTATCTGGAAAAAAGTAAGAAGACTGTGACATTAGAATCAGATTCTATGCCAGAGCCTTCTCATTCGGATGTGGAAGAAACGTTTAATCTAAAGGAAGTGGAAACACACATCCAGGATGCCCTTAACAACCTTCCCCCTGCCTGTAAGGCTATTTTTGTTTTAAGCCGTTATGAAGACATGAGTTACCGTGAAATTGCGGAGTCTTTGCAGCTTTCACCTAAGACCATCGAAAACCAGATGGGTAAAGCCCTCAAACTTATGAGGGACTACCTGAGTATTTATGTCCGGAATATGATGGTACTGTTGTTTTGA
- a CDS encoding head GIN domain-containing protein, which yields MKGEGPVITQNRSTQAFDAIDVSNDADVYVTQGSSPSIRVEGQQNILDVLKTEVEGKRLKIHYGRINVRKHEPVKVYVTTAMLTSVHISGSSSVKSESVWDLRHEDFESKISGSGNMQLKIREADQVKSSISGSGNMTLGGNCNALDVHISGSGNANAFDLVAGNVDASITGSGNCSVNVQESLKVHTSGSGDVRYKGNPKSINKRSTGSGGVTKES from the coding sequence GTGAAAGGAGAAGGACCCGTAATTACCCAAAATCGTTCAACTCAGGCTTTTGATGCTATTGATGTGTCAAATGATGCCGATGTTTATGTTACACAAGGATCTTCACCGTCTATACGGGTAGAAGGACAGCAGAACATTCTTGATGTTCTTAAAACAGAAGTAGAAGGAAAAAGATTGAAGATTCACTATGGACGCATTAATGTTCGTAAACACGAGCCAGTGAAGGTTTATGTTACCACTGCAATGCTGACATCCGTACATATCTCTGGCTCTTCTTCTGTCAAAAGTGAATCTGTATGGGATTTGCGTCATGAAGATTTTGAGAGCAAAATATCCGGTTCCGGGAACATGCAACTGAAGATTCGTGAGGCAGATCAGGTAAAGTCATCCATCTCAGGTTCTGGTAACATGACACTAGGAGGTAACTGCAATGCCCTTGATGTACACATTTCTGGTTCAGGAAATGCAAATGCATTTGACCTGGTAGCAGGAAATGTAGATGCTTCTATCACTGGTAGTGGAAACTGTAGCGTAAATGTTCAGGAAAGTCTGAAAGTGCACACAAGTGGTAGTGGAGATGTCCGATACAAAGGTAATCCTAAATCAATAAACAAACGTTCTACAGGCTCAGGTGGAGTAACAAAAGAAAGTTAA
- a CDS encoding sterol desaturase family protein, producing the protein MRLLSIPVHPSALPPIVLYAAPMIFALVALEWGLSIKENKALYNKKDFWTSLAIGIGNLGSSALTKVALFAFFLFVYNWIPWHIPATAWSLVACLVTFDFCSYWAHRIAHEQRFWWATHVTHHSAESFNLAVSFRQSWVQQLKLVFFVPVLVCGFHPAIFYLTSQISLLYQFWTHAGMVGKLHPLIEYVFVTPSHHRVHHGKNPRYIDKNYGACLIIWDRLFGTFQIEDEEPEYGITHPVESSNPVYLVFHEYISLYQDLRKAQSLKEAWVYLFGRPGAVYQKDKEKETH; encoded by the coding sequence ATGAGACTTCTGAGCATTCCGGTTCATCCATCGGCCTTACCGCCTATTGTATTGTATGCGGCACCTATGATCTTTGCATTGGTAGCACTTGAATGGGGACTTAGTATCAAAGAAAACAAAGCGTTATACAACAAGAAAGATTTTTGGACCTCTCTGGCCATCGGAATCGGTAATCTAGGCTCCAGTGCTTTAACCAAAGTAGCGTTATTTGCCTTCTTTTTATTTGTATATAACTGGATACCCTGGCATATTCCTGCTACCGCCTGGTCATTGGTAGCTTGTCTGGTTACTTTTGATTTTTGCAGCTACTGGGCACATCGAATTGCCCATGAACAACGATTCTGGTGGGCTACACACGTAACGCACCACTCGGCTGAAAGCTTTAATCTGGCGGTGTCATTCCGGCAATCATGGGTGCAGCAACTAAAACTGGTATTTTTTGTCCCTGTGTTGGTTTGTGGTTTTCACCCTGCAATCTTCTATCTAACGAGTCAAATTTCCTTATTGTATCAGTTCTGGACGCATGCTGGTATGGTAGGAAAGCTACATCCTCTGATTGAATATGTGTTTGTAACCCCTTCACATCATCGGGTACATCATGGCAAAAATCCTCGTTACATTGATAAAAACTATGGTGCCTGCCTGATTATCTGGGACCGCCTGTTTGGAACATTTCAGATAGAAGACGAAGAGCCTGAATATGGTATTACCCATCCAGTGGAATCTTCAAACCCTGTATACCTGGTATTTCATGAATACATCAGTCTGTACCAGGATCTTCGCAAGGCACAATCACTAAAAGAAGCCTGGGTGTATCTTTTTGGACGTCCTGGAGCCGTTTATCAGAAAGACAAAGAAAAAGAAACTCATTGA
- a CDS encoding FecR family protein, whose translation MDERNERYWELVARYLKDEISEEEKTALFEWVEQEPENKEVFFRASHLWQLTGKARDAFQPNVDNAWQRLQKTINESQTVKEETVQKEAKTLPLTSKTETKIFSLWMRVAAVFLVLIGIGYGMYIANSSKEIEVIAKSADNEKKDFYLPDGSHVFLNRYSSISYEKELKGDQRVIHLKGEAFFDVKRNPKRPFVIYTSQSRVEVLGTSFTVREDTTKQITEVDVVTGKVAFSSLKPADTTRLYLRPGFRGILNTKQGLSTARIEDLNFRAWQVDKLVFDNTRLSSVVPAMEAYFGVTIEVQNPQLWNCRYTGDFEKPALENILKVLAEATNLQYRYEKQSDRYVLFGGGCMEN comes from the coding sequence ATGGATGAGAGGAACGAAAGATATTGGGAGCTGGTAGCCAGATATCTGAAAGATGAAATTTCAGAAGAGGAAAAAACTGCCCTGTTTGAATGGGTTGAGCAGGAACCCGAGAACAAGGAGGTATTTTTCAGAGCATCTCATTTGTGGCAGTTAACTGGTAAGGCTCGCGACGCTTTTCAGCCGAATGTGGATAATGCCTGGCAGCGTTTGCAAAAGACAATAAATGAGTCTCAAACGGTAAAGGAAGAAACCGTACAAAAGGAAGCTAAAACACTTCCTCTTACTAGCAAAACAGAAACAAAAATCTTTTCACTATGGATGCGGGTAGCTGCCGTATTCCTGGTGCTGATAGGAATTGGATATGGGATGTATATAGCTAATTCTTCCAAGGAAATCGAGGTAATAGCAAAATCTGCTGATAATGAAAAGAAAGACTTCTATCTACCAGACGGCAGTCATGTTTTTTTGAACAGATATAGTAGTATTAGCTATGAAAAAGAATTAAAGGGTGACCAACGGGTCATTCATCTCAAGGGAGAAGCTTTTTTTGATGTTAAACGCAACCCTAAACGACCTTTTGTCATTTATACTTCACAGTCGCGGGTAGAAGTATTGGGCACTTCGTTTACAGTGCGAGAAGACACAACAAAGCAAATCACAGAGGTGGATGTAGTAACTGGAAAAGTGGCTTTCTCCAGTCTCAAACCTGCTGATACAACACGATTGTATCTGAGACCTGGATTCAGAGGGATTCTCAACACCAAACAAGGATTATCCACCGCCCGAATAGAAGACCTTAATTTCAGGGCCTGGCAGGTAGATAAGCTGGTCTTTGATAATACAAGACTTTCATCGGTGGTACCAGCCATGGAAGCTTATTTTGGTGTGACAATTGAAGTACAAAACCCTCAGTTGTGGAACTGCCGCTATACAGGAGATTTCGAGAAACCTGCTCTTGAAAATATTCTTAAAGTGCTGGCGGAAGCAACGAACCTGCAATATAGATACGAGAAGCAATCTGACCGCTATGTTCTCTTCGGCGGTGGATGTATGGAAAATTAA
- a CDS encoding head GIN domain-containing protein codes for MKTKSLIYSICLFVLLSFTACEPWEVVRGSGAVITETRSVGTFNQIDVSSDIEVYLTQGPGQPLHVEGQDNILNVLETYVRNNKLVIQYQRGVTVRSHEPVRIYITTPQLEEIHVSGSAYVEGMTNWTVNDFDLSVSGSGKMEMTLLDADEVETDISGSGNIYLQGDCREHDIEISGSGDVHAFDLISKDANVHISGSGNCELTVQSQLEAHISGSGTVRYKGHPTIRTNISGSGKVINAE; via the coding sequence ATGAAAACGAAGTCTTTAATTTATAGCATTTGCTTGTTCGTCTTACTGTCATTCACTGCTTGTGAACCATGGGAAGTTGTAAGAGGTAGTGGAGCTGTTATTACAGAAACCAGATCTGTTGGAACATTTAATCAAATAGATGTAAGCAGCGATATTGAAGTATATCTGACACAGGGACCTGGACAACCATTACATGTAGAAGGACAAGACAACATTCTAAATGTACTGGAAACTTATGTCAGAAACAATAAGCTGGTTATTCAATATCAGCGTGGCGTCACTGTACGATCACATGAGCCTGTACGTATTTATATTACTACTCCTCAACTGGAAGAAATACATGTTAGTGGGTCTGCCTATGTGGAAGGTATGACTAACTGGACTGTCAATGATTTTGATTTGTCTGTATCTGGCTCAGGAAAAATGGAAATGACACTACTGGATGCAGATGAAGTAGAAACAGATATCTCTGGTTCCGGTAATATCTATTTACAGGGAGATTGTAGAGAGCATGATATTGAGATATCAGGTTCTGGGGATGTACATGCTTTTGATCTAATCAGTAAAGATGCGAATGTACATATAAGCGGAAGCGGGAATTGTGAACTAACTGTACAAAGCCAGCTGGAAGCACATATCAGTGGAAGTGGAACTGTCCGATATAAAGGCCATCCAACTATCCGAACAAATATTTCCGGATCTGGAAAAGTAATCAATGCAGAGTAA
- a CDS encoding sensor histidine kinase, with protein MNRFAYTRQDHLIRGIVLPIFVLTLNCILLGKAYWHDWKLFIITTTLSSCIYYFHWFTNNAIALWTHRLYPFYHQFGLRAFISYILVSCSSSAITFVIFQLYKLVGYTLVYERQVWAFGFVLGVVILVASIYEGTNALEQWKKYFIESESLKKAQLQSQLEVLKNQVNPHFLFNSLNSLGSLIEEDPKQASRFLDELSSVYRYLLRTNDQDLVELHTEIQFIQSYFNLLHTRHGSSLQLVMDIDPSFHQYQIPPLTLQLLVENAVKHNIILPDQELVVQIRTDKNGELLVSNNLQRKKVRVLSNGVGLNNILTKYRMLGQASPKIEEQDGQFMVTLPLILQA; from the coding sequence GTGAACAGATTTGCTTATACTCGGCAAGATCACCTGATTCGGGGAATAGTTTTACCTATATTTGTACTTACGCTTAACTGCATACTGCTGGGAAAAGCATACTGGCATGACTGGAAGCTATTTATTATTACAACAACCCTCTCGTCCTGTATCTATTACTTTCATTGGTTTACTAATAATGCCATTGCATTATGGACTCATAGACTTTATCCGTTTTATCATCAATTTGGTCTACGTGCTTTTATTTCATACATCCTGGTAAGCTGTAGTTCCTCGGCTATAACTTTTGTTATTTTTCAGCTATACAAGTTGGTGGGTTATACACTTGTATATGAAAGGCAAGTATGGGCATTTGGATTTGTGTTGGGAGTAGTTATTCTGGTTGCCAGTATTTATGAAGGGACGAATGCATTGGAGCAGTGGAAAAAATATTTTATTGAGTCAGAATCGTTAAAGAAAGCACAACTACAAAGTCAGTTAGAGGTTCTTAAGAACCAGGTCAATCCTCACTTTTTATTCAATAGTCTAAACTCTTTGGGCTCTTTGATTGAGGAAGATCCCAAACAAGCCAGTCGTTTTCTGGATGAACTCTCTTCGGTATATCGTTACCTTCTGCGCACCAATGATCAGGATCTGGTAGAGTTACATACAGAAATTCAATTTATCCAATCGTACTTTAATCTCTTGCATACCCGGCATGGGAGTTCTTTGCAATTGGTAATGGATATAGATCCATCATTTCATCAATACCAAATTCCTCCTCTGACACTACAACTTTTGGTTGAAAATGCAGTAAAACACAATATTATTCTACCAGATCAGGAATTGGTTGTACAAATTCGAACCGATAAAAACGGAGAACTACTGGTAAGTAATAATTTGCAACGTAAAAAAGTAAGAGTGCTTAGCAATGGAGTTGGATTAAATAATATTCTGACTAAATACAGAATGTTGGGGCAGGCTTCTCCCAAAATCGAAGAGCAGGATGGTCAGTTTATGGTGACTCTACCACTTATTCTGCAAGCATGA